The genomic segment CGGGGACGGGAAGATCCCGAAGAGGCTGATGATGAAGTCGACGCAGAGGTAGGGCTGGAAGTTCGTGTGGGGCTGGCTTCCGCCGACGGACGTCACGGACGAAGCGCTGAGGCTCGCCGACGCCGTATCCTCGATGTAGAGGTCCGCCGCGGCCGACTGCGCCGGCAGGGCCCCGGCCGGCGAGCTCGAGTTCGCGACGTTCGTCGAGGCGAGAAAGGCGTGGGAGTGCGCGGGGATCTGGTTCACCGTCAGGGTGATCTCCTCGGCTCCCCCCGATTCCGCGAGGATGAAGCTGTTGCCCTGGTGGATCGGAATCCGGCCGCGCAGGTCGGGCAGGGCGAAGGTCGACTGCCCGTCGCCCCCGTACGTCGTTCCGATGAGGTTGAAGAGCGTTTCGTTCTCGGAGACCGGCAGGAGCTGGCCTTCGCAGAACTGCCAGCCCGCGGGGGCGAAGTTCCCCGCGAACATCCGGATCTCGCCGACATAGGGTTGTGCCATCCGCGTCTCCTCAGTTCTGGCTCGGGAAGATGCCCTGCAGCGCGATGCAGAAGCTGAGCGTCAGGAAGGGCTGCATGTTCAGGTGAGCCTGGCTCCCCCCTGTGTTCGTGACCGTACTGGCCCCGAGCGCCGTCAGGCCCGAGGCCGCCGCGTAGAGCTGGCTCGGCGAGTCCGCGAGGACGTTGCCGACGGGGAGCGGCGTGTCGCCCTCGAGGGTCGTCGCCTGCGCGACGTGGACGTGGGTCGGCAGCTCGGCGATCGAGAGGGTGTGGGCCTGCTCGCCCCCTCTTTCCCCGAGCGTGTGCCCGCTCCCGACGTGGATCGGGGTCCGGCCGCGCAGGTCCGGGAGGGCGAAGTTCACGCGGCCGTCCCCGCCGTACGTCGTCCCGAGGAGTGAAAAAAGTGCCTGGTTCTCGTTGATCGGAAGGAGCTGGCCGTTGCAGAGGGCCCACCCCCTGGGGGCGAACACGAAGCTCATGAGCCGGATTTCGGAGAGGAAGGGTTCGGCCATTGTCGTCTCCTGTGTCAGGGGGCCGGGCAGGCGCCAGAGTTCTGGAAGCCGCTCCCGGCGAAGTCCGCGAGGACGCTGGCGCTGTTGTTCTGGTTCGAAAGGAAGGTCTGGACCGCGGTCATGTCGGTTGCCGACCCGCCGTAGGACTCGAGCCGGTACGTCGTCGAGAACCTCTGGCGGACGCGGATCCCGAAGACCCCGCCGACCGTGGTCGACGTGTTCTGCGCGACGTCCGCGCAGACGGTCCCGCTGTCGGCGGGCGGGCCCGACGTCGCGCCCGCGTCGATCCGGATCCCGTCGGCCGCGAGCGGGCTCGTCAGGGTCACGGTGTTGCTGCGCACCGTCGCGTTGAGTACGGAGTTCCCGTCGCGGTTGATCATCTCGATGCCCCGGTTCCCGATCTGCGAAACGTCGTTGCCCTCGACCTGGATCGTCAGGGCCGTCCCGTTGGAGCCGTTCGTGGTGACGCGGATGCCCGGGCCCG from the Holophagales bacterium genome contains:
- a CDS encoding phage tail protein, which translates into the protein MAEPFLSEIRLMSFVFAPRGWALCNGQLLPINENQALFSLLGTTYGGDGRVNFALPDLRGRTPIHVGSGHTLGERGGEQAHTLSIAELPTHVHVAQATTLEGDTPLPVGNVLADSPSQLYAAASGLTALGASTVTNTGGSQAHLNMQPFLTLSFCIALQGIFPSQN
- a CDS encoding phage tail protein → MAQPYVGEIRMFAGNFAPAGWQFCEGQLLPVSENETLFNLIGTTYGGDGQSTFALPDLRGRIPIHQGNSFILAESGGAEEITLTVNQIPAHSHAFLASTNVANSSSPAGALPAQSAAADLYIEDTASASLSASSVTSVGGSQPHTNFQPYLCVDFIISLFGIFPSPT